One segment of Panicum virgatum strain AP13 chromosome 1K, P.virgatum_v5, whole genome shotgun sequence DNA contains the following:
- the LOC120698486 gene encoding protein DETOXIFICATION 16-like isoform X2, which yields MEEPLLAAATGTGKNIGAGEDQESPAVREVKKQLYLAGPLVAGFLLQNLVQMVSVMFVGHLGELALASASLATAFAGVTGFSLLAGMACSLDTLCGQAFGARRHHMLGVYKQRAMLVLALVSVPVAAVWAYTGEILAWCGQDPEIAAGAGSYIRWMIPALFVYGALQCHVRFLQTQNLVVPVMLSSGATALCHPAVCWALVRGLGLGRDGAALANAISYLANLSFLALYVRLSPSCRATWTGFSAEAFRGVPDFLKLAVPSAVMVCMEWWSFELLVLLSGLLPNPKLETAVLSICLNTNGFAFMVPLGLGGAISTRVSNELGAGRPEAARLATRVVVLLALAVGASEGLAMVLVRDLWGYAYSSEEEVARHTARMMPILAVSIVFDGLQCVLSGVVRDCGRQKAGAFINLAAYYLAGIPSAFVFAFVSHLGGMGLWFGIMCGLVVQMLLLLSITLFTNWNKEALKAKNRVSSSALPVDIATA from the exons ATGGAGGAGCCGCTCCTCGCCGCAGCGACGGGGACGGGAAAGAACATCGGAGCTGGCGAGGATCAGGAGAGCCCGGCCGTGCGCGAGGTCAAGAAGCAGCTGTACCTCGCCGGGCCGCTCGTCGCCGGGTTCCTCCTGCAGAACCTGGTTCAGATGGTCTCCGTCATGTTCGTCGGCCACCTCGGCGAGCTCGCGCTGGCCAGCGCCTCCCTCGCCACCGCCTTCGCCGGCGTCACGGGCTTCAGCTTGCTG GCAGGCATGGCGTGCAGCCTGGACACGCTGTGCGGGCAGGCCttcggcgcgcggcggcaccACATGCTCGGCGTCTACAAGCAGCGCGCCATGCTGGTGCTCGCGCTGGTGAGCGTCCCGGTGGCGGCGGTCTGGGCCTACACCGGCGAGATCCTGGCGTGGTGCGGCCAGGACCCGGAGatcgccgccggggccggcaGCTACATCCGGTGGATGATCCCGGCGCTGTTCGTGTACGGGGCGCTGCAGTGCCACGTCCGGTTCCTGCAGACGCAGAACCTCGTCGTGCCGGTGATGCTCAGCTCCGGCGCCACCGCGCTGTGCCACCCGGCCGTCTGCTGGGCGCTGGTGCGCGGGCTCGGCCTCGGCCGCGACGGCGCCGCGCTGGCCAACGCCATCTCCTACCTCGCCAACCTCTCCTTCCTGGCGCTCTACGTCCGGCTCTCGCCGTCGTGCAGGGCCACCTGGACGGGCTTCTCCGCCGAGGCGTTCCGCGGCGTCCCCGACTTCCTCAAGCTCGCCGTGCCGTCCGCCGTCATGGTCTG CATGGAGTGGTGGTCCTTCGAGCTCCTTGTGCTGCTCTCCGGCCTTCTCCCCAACCCCAAGCTCGAGACGGCCGTGCTGTCCATCTG CCTGAACACTAACGGCTTCGCGTTCATGGTGCCGCTCGGACTTGGTGGCGCCATAAG CACGCGCGTGTCGAACGAGCTCGGCGCGGGGCGGCCGGAGGCGGCCCGGCTGGCAACCCGGGTGGTGGTGCTCCTGGCGCTGGCGGTGGGCGCGTCGGAAGGGCTCGCCATGGTGCTGGTGCGCGACCTCTGGGGCTACGCCTACAgcagcgaggaggaggtggcccgGCACACCGCCAGGATGATGCCCATCCTCGCCGTGTCCATCGTCTTCGACGGCCTACAGTGCGTGCTCTCAG GTGTTGTCAGGGACTGCGGCCGCCAGAAGGCCGGCGCCTTCATCAACCTCGCGGCGTACTACCTCGCCGGCATCCCCTCGGCGTTCGTGTTCGCCTTTGTTTCGCATCTAGGAGGAATG GGGCTCTGGTTCGGGATCATGTGTGGATTGGTAGTGCAGatgctcctgctgctctccaTCACATTGTTCACCAATTGGAACAAGGAG GCGTTGAAGGcgaaaaacagagtttccagTTCTGCTCTTCCTGTGGACATTGCAACAGCATGA
- the LOC120698486 gene encoding protein DETOXIFICATION 16-like isoform X1 — protein MACSLDTLCGQAFGARRHHMLGVYKQRAMLVLALVSVPVAAVWAYTGEILAWCGQDPEIAAGAGSYIRWMIPALFVYGALQCHVRFLQTQNLVVPVMLSSGATALCHPAVCWALVRGLGLGRDGAALANAISYLANLSFLALYVRLSPSCRATWTGFSAEAFRGVPDFLKLAVPSAVMVCMEWWSFELLVLLSGLLPNPKLETAVLSICLNTNGFAFMVPLGLGGAISTRVSNELGAGRPEAARLATRVVVLLALAVGASEGLAMVLVRDLWGYAYSSEEEVARHTARMMPILAVSIVFDGLQCVLSGVVRDCGRQKAGAFINLAAYYLAGIPSAFVFAFVSHLGGMGLWFGIMCGLVVQMLLLLSITLFTNWNKEALKAKNRVSSSALPVDIATA, from the exons ATGGCGTGCAGCCTGGACACGCTGTGCGGGCAGGCCttcggcgcgcggcggcaccACATGCTCGGCGTCTACAAGCAGCGCGCCATGCTGGTGCTCGCGCTGGTGAGCGTCCCGGTGGCGGCGGTCTGGGCCTACACCGGCGAGATCCTGGCGTGGTGCGGCCAGGACCCGGAGatcgccgccggggccggcaGCTACATCCGGTGGATGATCCCGGCGCTGTTCGTGTACGGGGCGCTGCAGTGCCACGTCCGGTTCCTGCAGACGCAGAACCTCGTCGTGCCGGTGATGCTCAGCTCCGGCGCCACCGCGCTGTGCCACCCGGCCGTCTGCTGGGCGCTGGTGCGCGGGCTCGGCCTCGGCCGCGACGGCGCCGCGCTGGCCAACGCCATCTCCTACCTCGCCAACCTCTCCTTCCTGGCGCTCTACGTCCGGCTCTCGCCGTCGTGCAGGGCCACCTGGACGGGCTTCTCCGCCGAGGCGTTCCGCGGCGTCCCCGACTTCCTCAAGCTCGCCGTGCCGTCCGCCGTCATGGTCTG CATGGAGTGGTGGTCCTTCGAGCTCCTTGTGCTGCTCTCCGGCCTTCTCCCCAACCCCAAGCTCGAGACGGCCGTGCTGTCCATCTG CCTGAACACTAACGGCTTCGCGTTCATGGTGCCGCTCGGACTTGGTGGCGCCATAAG CACGCGCGTGTCGAACGAGCTCGGCGCGGGGCGGCCGGAGGCGGCCCGGCTGGCAACCCGGGTGGTGGTGCTCCTGGCGCTGGCGGTGGGCGCGTCGGAAGGGCTCGCCATGGTGCTGGTGCGCGACCTCTGGGGCTACGCCTACAgcagcgaggaggaggtggcccgGCACACCGCCAGGATGATGCCCATCCTCGCCGTGTCCATCGTCTTCGACGGCCTACAGTGCGTGCTCTCAG GTGTTGTCAGGGACTGCGGCCGCCAGAAGGCCGGCGCCTTCATCAACCTCGCGGCGTACTACCTCGCCGGCATCCCCTCGGCGTTCGTGTTCGCCTTTGTTTCGCATCTAGGAGGAATG GGGCTCTGGTTCGGGATCATGTGTGGATTGGTAGTGCAGatgctcctgctgctctccaTCACATTGTTCACCAATTGGAACAAGGAG GCGTTGAAGGcgaaaaacagagtttccagTTCTGCTCTTCCTGTGGACATTGCAACAGCATGA